A section of the Thiohalobacter sp. genome encodes:
- the parE gene encoding DNA topoisomerase IV subunit B: MSQYDAASIEVLSGLEPVRKRPGMYTDTSRPNHLAQEVIDNAVDEAIAGHARLIEVTLYKDGSLEVRDDGRGMPVDIHPEEGVPGVEVILTRLHAGGKFSSKNYQFSGGLHGVGVSVVNALSKHLEVWVRRGGKEYNIAFAHGDKVSDLEVVGTVGKQNTGTRLRFWPDPQYFDSPKFSLPRLRHVLRAKAVLCPGLKVRFVDEVSGEREEWCYEGGLRDYLVEALDGAERLPEAPFTGNLASAHEAAEWAVVWLPEGGELVTESYVNLIPTPQGGTHVNGLRTGLTEAMREFCEFRSLLPRGVRITPDDVWDRCAYILSVKLEDPQFSGQTKERLSSRECATFVAGVVKDAFSLWLNQHTEAGERIAALAIQSAQSRMRAGRKVVRKKVTAGPALPGKLADCTASDPKRTELFLVEGDSAGGSAKQARDREFQAVMPLRGKILNTWEVDPAEVLASQEVHDISLAIGVDPGSDDLDGLRYGKICILADADSDGAHIATLLCALFLRHFRRLVEAGHVYVAMPPLYRIDVGKQVFYALDDAEKQGVMDRIAAEGLKGKVSVQRFKGLGEMNPMQLRETTINPDTRRLVQLTLEPGDDTHRLMDMLLARKRVADRRAWLEKNGDLADI, encoded by the coding sequence ATGAGTCAGTATGATGCCGCTTCCATCGAGGTCCTGAGCGGCCTCGAGCCGGTGCGCAAGCGCCCGGGCATGTACACCGATACCAGCCGGCCCAATCACCTGGCCCAGGAAGTGATCGACAATGCCGTGGACGAGGCCATCGCCGGCCACGCGCGGCTGATCGAGGTCACCCTGTACAAGGACGGCTCGCTGGAAGTGCGCGACGACGGCCGCGGCATGCCGGTGGACATCCACCCGGAGGAGGGCGTGCCGGGGGTGGAGGTGATCCTCACCCGGCTGCACGCGGGCGGCAAGTTCTCCAGCAAGAACTACCAGTTCTCCGGCGGCCTGCACGGGGTCGGCGTGTCCGTGGTCAACGCGCTGTCGAAGCATCTGGAGGTCTGGGTGCGACGCGGCGGCAAGGAGTACAACATCGCCTTCGCCCATGGCGATAAGGTCTCCGACCTGGAGGTGGTCGGTACCGTCGGCAAGCAGAACACGGGTACCCGGCTGCGTTTCTGGCCGGATCCGCAGTACTTCGATTCGCCGAAGTTCTCGCTGCCGCGGCTGCGCCATGTGTTGCGTGCCAAGGCCGTGCTCTGTCCCGGGCTCAAGGTCCGCTTTGTCGACGAGGTATCCGGCGAGCGCGAGGAATGGTGCTACGAGGGCGGCCTGCGCGACTATCTGGTCGAGGCCCTCGACGGCGCCGAGCGCCTGCCGGAAGCGCCCTTCACCGGCAACCTGGCCAGTGCGCACGAGGCCGCCGAGTGGGCGGTGGTGTGGCTGCCGGAGGGCGGCGAGCTGGTCACCGAGAGCTATGTCAACCTGATCCCGACGCCGCAGGGCGGCACTCACGTCAACGGCCTGCGCACCGGGCTCACCGAGGCCATGCGCGAGTTCTGCGAGTTCCGCAGCCTGTTGCCGCGCGGGGTGCGCATCACGCCGGACGATGTCTGGGACCGCTGTGCCTACATCCTTTCGGTCAAGCTGGAAGACCCCCAGTTCAGCGGCCAGACCAAGGAGCGGCTGTCCTCGCGCGAGTGCGCGACCTTCGTCGCCGGCGTGGTCAAGGATGCCTTCAGTCTCTGGCTCAACCAGCACACCGAGGCCGGCGAGCGCATCGCAGCGCTGGCCATCCAGTCCGCTCAGAGCCGAATGCGGGCCGGGCGCAAGGTGGTGCGCAAGAAGGTTACCGCGGGGCCGGCGCTGCCCGGCAAGCTGGCCGACTGCACCGCCAGCGATCCGAAGCGCACCGAGCTGTTCCTGGTCGAGGGTGACTCGGCCGGCGGCTCCGCCAAGCAGGCGCGCGACCGCGAGTTCCAGGCCGTGATGCCGTTGCGCGGCAAGATCCTCAACACCTGGGAAGTGGATCCGGCCGAGGTGCTGGCCTCCCAGGAGGTGCACGACATCTCGCTGGCCATCGGTGTCGATCCCGGTTCCGACGACCTGGACGGCCTGCGCTATGGCAAGATCTGTATCCTCGCCGACGCCGATTCCGACGGCGCGCATATCGCTACCCTGCTGTGCGCGCTGTTCCTGCGCCACTTCCGGCGGCTGGTCGAGGCCGGGCATGTGTACGTGGCCATGCCCCCGCTGTATCGCATCGATGTCGGCAAGCAGGTGTTCTATGCACTCGACGACGCCGAGAAGCAGGGCGTGATGGACCGTATCGCCGCTGAGGGCCTCAAGGGCAAGGTCAGCGTGCAGCGTTTCAAGGGCCTGGGCGAGATGAACCCCATGCAGTTGCGTGAGACCACCATCAATCCCGATACCCGCCGTCTCGTCCAGCTCACCCTGGAGCCGGGCGACGACACCCACCGGCTGATGGACATGCTGTTGGCCCGCAAGCGGGTCGCGGACCGCCGCGCCTGGCTGGAGAAAAACGGCGACCTGGCCGATATATAG
- a CDS encoding rubrerythrin family protein, translating into MELKGSKTEENLKAAFAGESQANRRYLYFAAKADVEGYNDVAAVFRSTAEGETGHAHGHLEYLEAVGDPATGLPIGGTADNLKAAIAGETHEYTDMYPGMAKTARDEGFDEIADWFETLAKAERSHANRFQKALDSLDS; encoded by the coding sequence ATGGAACTGAAAGGCAGCAAGACCGAAGAGAACCTGAAGGCCGCATTCGCCGGTGAATCCCAGGCCAACCGCCGCTACCTCTACTTTGCGGCCAAGGCCGACGTGGAAGGCTACAACGACGTGGCCGCCGTGTTCCGTTCCACCGCCGAAGGCGAGACCGGCCACGCCCACGGCCATCTGGAGTACCTGGAAGCCGTCGGCGATCCCGCCACCGGACTGCCCATCGGCGGCACCGCCGACAACCTCAAGGCCGCCATCGCCGGCGAGACCCACGAGTACACCGACATGTACCCGGGCATGGCCAAGACGGCGCGTGACGAGGGCTTCGACGAGATCGCGGACTGGTTCGAGACCCTGGCCAAGGCCGAGCGCTCGCACGCCAACCGCTTCCAGAAGGCCCTGGACAGCCTCGACAGCTGA
- the dxs gene encoding 1-deoxy-D-xylulose-5-phosphate synthase — protein sequence MTDSPQFPLLATIDSPADLRRLPEAELPALARELRAFLIDSVSRTGGHLAAGLGTVELTLALHYVYRTPEDRLVWDVGHQSYPHKILTGRRERMASLRQRGGLAGFPRREESEYDTFGVGHSSTSISAALGMALAARRAGSRRRVVAVIGDGAMTAGQAFEALNHAGDARADLLVILNDNEMSISPNVGALSSHLARLLSGRMYATVREGGKRILRNLPPVAELARRAEEHMKGMVVPGTLFEEMGFNYLGPIDGHDLPALVSTLRNVRELRGPQLLHVVTRKGKGYAPAEANPCAYHGVGRFDPVTGECESTPATGPTYTQVFGDWLCDMAETDPSLVAITPAMREGSGLVEFSRRFPDRYFDVGIAEQHAVTLAAGLACEGLHPVVAIYSTFLQRGYDQLIHDVALQNLPVTFAIDRAGLVGPDGPTHTGSFDLGYLRCTPNLVVMAPADENECRRMLTTAQRHPGPAAVRYPRGTGPGVAVSPELVPLPLGRGEIRRQGREVAILSFGSLLDRALAAAEALDATVANMRFVKPLDTELLQQLLSGHRLWVTLEDNALAGGAGSAVAEWLADQGQAMPLLRLGLPDAFIEQGSRDELLAECGLDAAGIRRSIAHRLARGNCAAPDDRLVS from the coding sequence ATGACAGACTCCCCCCAGTTCCCGCTGCTCGCGACCATCGATTCGCCGGCCGACCTGCGCAGGCTGCCGGAGGCGGAACTGCCGGCGCTCGCCCGCGAACTGCGCGCCTTTCTCATCGACAGCGTCAGCCGTACCGGCGGCCATCTGGCGGCCGGTCTGGGCACGGTGGAGCTGACCCTCGCCCTGCACTACGTCTACCGCACCCCGGAAGACCGGCTGGTGTGGGATGTCGGCCACCAGAGCTATCCGCACAAGATCCTCACCGGCCGGCGCGAGCGCATGGCCAGCCTGCGACAGCGCGGCGGCCTGGCCGGCTTCCCGCGCCGCGAGGAGAGCGAATACGACACCTTCGGCGTCGGCCACTCCAGTACCTCCATCAGCGCCGCACTGGGCATGGCGCTGGCCGCGCGACGCGCCGGCAGCCGGCGGCGGGTGGTGGCGGTGATCGGTGACGGCGCCATGACCGCCGGCCAGGCCTTCGAGGCCCTGAATCACGCTGGTGATGCCCGCGCCGACCTGCTGGTGATCCTCAACGACAACGAGATGTCCATTTCGCCCAATGTCGGCGCCCTGTCCAGCCATCTGGCACGGCTGCTTTCCGGGCGCATGTACGCCACGGTGCGCGAGGGCGGCAAGCGCATCCTGCGCAACCTGCCGCCGGTGGCCGAGCTGGCGCGCCGCGCCGAGGAACACATGAAGGGCATGGTCGTCCCCGGCACCCTGTTCGAGGAAATGGGCTTCAACTACCTCGGCCCGATTGACGGCCACGACCTGCCGGCGCTGGTATCGACCCTGCGCAACGTGCGCGAACTGCGCGGACCGCAACTGCTGCACGTGGTCACCCGCAAGGGCAAGGGCTATGCCCCGGCCGAAGCCAATCCCTGTGCCTACCACGGCGTCGGCCGCTTCGACCCGGTGACCGGCGAGTGCGAGTCGACACCGGCCACGGGTCCCACCTACACCCAGGTGTTCGGCGACTGGCTGTGCGACATGGCCGAGACCGACCCCTCGCTGGTCGCCATCACCCCGGCCATGCGCGAGGGCTCCGGACTGGTCGAATTCTCCAGACGCTTCCCGGACCGCTATTTCGATGTCGGTATCGCCGAGCAGCATGCGGTGACCCTGGCCGCAGGGCTTGCCTGCGAGGGACTGCATCCGGTGGTGGCCATCTACTCCACCTTCCTGCAACGCGGCTACGACCAGCTCATCCACGACGTGGCCCTGCAGAACCTGCCGGTCACCTTTGCCATCGACCGCGCAGGGCTGGTCGGGCCTGACGGCCCGACCCATACCGGCAGCTTCGACCTCGGCTACCTGCGCTGCACGCCCAACCTGGTGGTGATGGCACCGGCCGACGAGAACGAGTGCCGGCGCATGCTGACCACCGCGCAGCGCCACCCCGGCCCGGCCGCGGTGCGCTATCCGCGCGGCACCGGCCCGGGCGTGGCCGTGTCCCCGGAACTGGTGCCGCTGCCCCTCGGCCGCGGCGAGATCCGCCGGCAGGGGCGCGAGGTCGCCATTCTCTCCTTCGGCAGCCTGCTCGACCGCGCCCTGGCCGCAGCCGAGGCCCTGGATGCCACCGTGGCCAACATGCGCTTCGTCAAGCCGCTGGACACCGAGCTGCTGCAGCAACTGCTGTCCGGGCACCGGCTGTGGGTAACGCTGGAGGACAATGCCCTGGCCGGCGGCGCCGGCTCGGCGGTGGCCGAATGGCTGGCCGACCAGGGCCAGGCCATGCCCCTGCTGCGGCTGGGCCTGCCCGACGCCTTCATCGAACAGGGCAGCCGCGACGAACTGCTGGCCGAGTGTGGCCTGGATGCCGCCGGCATCCGCCGATCCATTGCACACAGGCTCGCCCGGGGAAATTGCGCCGCCCCGGACGATCGCCTAGTATCCTAG
- a CDS encoding DUF3501 family protein — MSKLTRQDLHSLEEYDRIRPEFRARVMAHKANRKVPLGPMATLYFEDRLTMQYQVQEMLRIERIFEAEGIEDELAAYNPLIPDGSNWKATFMIEVPEPDERRKVLARLVGIEDRVWVQVGDLPRVYAIADEDMERDTEDKTSSVHFLRFELTPEMVAAAKSGAPIRAGVDHPEYNHEGVLEEPVRASLVADLD, encoded by the coding sequence ATGAGCAAGCTCACGCGTCAGGATCTGCACAGTCTCGAGGAATACGACCGCATCCGGCCGGAGTTCCGTGCCCGGGTGATGGCGCACAAGGCCAACCGCAAGGTGCCGCTGGGCCCGATGGCCACCCTCTACTTCGAGGACCGGCTCACCATGCAGTACCAGGTCCAGGAGATGCTGCGCATCGAGCGCATCTTCGAGGCCGAGGGCATCGAGGACGAGCTGGCGGCCTATAACCCGCTCATCCCCGATGGCAGCAACTGGAAGGCCACCTTCATGATCGAGGTGCCGGAACCCGACGAGCGACGAAAGGTGCTGGCGCGCCTGGTCGGCATCGAGGACCGGGTCTGGGTGCAGGTGGGTGACCTGCCGCGCGTATACGCCATCGCCGACGAGGACATGGAGCGCGACACCGAGGACAAGACCTCCTCGGTCCATTTCCTGCGCTTCGAGCTGACGCCCGAGATGGTGGCGGCGGCCAAGTCCGGCGCCCCCATCCGCGCCGGCGTCGATCATCCCGAATACAACCACGAGGGGGTGCTCGAGGAACCCGTGCGCGCCTCGCTGGTCGCCGATCTCGATTGA
- a CDS encoding CNP1-like family protein, with translation MIPRLLQTVLLALLAFGAMPLRADQEDSPDIPGEFSPPTPWAEADFVLPPVPGDGDWVRLSARPGGAVMDMALVPDSVEVGADGVVRYVLALESPSGARNVFFEGIRCDGGEWRSYAYLARGRWQSLGETAWSTLHDWGTDAYRYLLYRNYFCRLEGEPLPVAEIRRRIRHDDIPPEL, from the coding sequence GTGATCCCCAGGCTCCTGCAAACTGTTCTGTTGGCCCTGCTCGCGTTCGGTGCCATGCCCCTGCGGGCGGATCAGGAAGACAGCCCCGACATCCCGGGTGAGTTCAGTCCGCCGACGCCCTGGGCCGAGGCCGATTTCGTTCTGCCGCCGGTCCCGGGCGACGGTGACTGGGTACGGCTGTCGGCGCGGCCGGGCGGGGCGGTCATGGACATGGCGCTGGTGCCCGACAGCGTCGAAGTGGGTGCCGATGGCGTGGTGCGCTACGTGCTGGCACTGGAATCGCCGTCCGGGGCGCGCAACGTCTTCTTCGAGGGTATCCGCTGCGACGGCGGCGAGTGGCGCAGCTACGCCTATCTCGCGCGCGGGCGCTGGCAGTCGCTGGGGGAAACGGCCTGGTCGACGCTGCACGACTGGGGCACCGATGCCTATCGCTACCTGCTCTATCGCAACTACTTCTGCCGGCTGGAGGGCGAACCGCTGCCAGTGGCAGAGATCCGCCGCCGCATCCGCCATGACGACATCCCGCCCGAACTCTGA
- a CDS encoding heterodisulfide reductase-related iron-sulfur binding cluster — translation MSNESQSSGEGRREGSLEAPQRHPLAWQDPAFYDETDLFAELERVFDICHGCRRCFSLCNAFPTLFDAIDESETMELDGVPREVYWDVVDHCYLCDLCFMTKCPYVPPHEWNVDFPHLMLRAKAVKFRNGGFRARDKLLTSTDAIGKLASIPVVSQVVNAANRSEPMRDLLDKALGVHPDALLPQYHSRTLRRRLADHQPLAVAPEPAGPTTGKVALFATCYGNYNEPDIGEDLVAVFEHNRIPVRLVEKEQCCGMPKLELGDLEAVARAKEANIPELVKLIADGWDIVAPVPSCVLMFKQELPLMFPDDADVARVRDHIYDPFEYLALRHRHGLLKTDFTGSLGKVAYQVACHLRVQNIGLKTREVLSLVPDTAIDTIERCSGHDGTYAVKSEFHEVSMKIGRPVVNRVQKAGADHYSSDCPMAGHQIENGLGRDRAPEHPMTLLRKAYGI, via the coding sequence ATGTCGAACGAGTCGCAGTCTTCCGGCGAGGGTCGCCGCGAGGGCAGTCTGGAGGCCCCGCAGCGCCATCCGCTGGCCTGGCAGGATCCTGCCTTTTACGACGAGACAGATCTGTTCGCCGAGCTGGAACGGGTGTTCGACATCTGTCACGGCTGCCGGCGCTGCTTCAGTCTGTGCAACGCCTTCCCGACCCTGTTCGATGCCATCGACGAGTCCGAGACCATGGAACTCGACGGTGTGCCGCGCGAGGTCTACTGGGACGTGGTCGATCACTGCTATCTGTGCGACCTCTGTTTCATGACCAAGTGTCCCTACGTGCCGCCGCATGAATGGAACGTCGATTTCCCCCATCTCATGCTGCGTGCCAAGGCGGTCAAGTTCCGTAACGGCGGTTTCAGGGCGCGCGACAAGCTGCTGACCTCGACCGATGCCATCGGCAAGCTGGCGAGCATCCCCGTGGTGTCGCAGGTGGTCAACGCGGCCAACCGCTCCGAGCCCATGCGCGATCTGCTGGACAAGGCGCTGGGCGTACATCCGGATGCGCTGCTGCCACAATACCATAGCCGGACCCTGCGCCGGCGGCTGGCCGATCACCAGCCACTGGCCGTGGCGCCGGAGCCCGCCGGCCCCACCACCGGCAAGGTCGCCCTGTTCGCCACCTGTTACGGCAACTACAACGAGCCCGACATCGGCGAGGACCTGGTGGCGGTGTTCGAGCACAACCGCATCCCGGTGCGGCTGGTGGAAAAGGAACAGTGCTGCGGCATGCCCAAGCTGGAGCTGGGCGATCTGGAGGCGGTGGCGCGGGCGAAAGAGGCCAACATTCCCGAGCTGGTCAAGCTGATCGCCGACGGCTGGGACATCGTCGCCCCGGTGCCTTCCTGCGTGCTGATGTTCAAGCAGGAACTGCCGCTGATGTTCCCGGATGATGCCGACGTGGCGCGGGTGCGCGACCACATCTATGACCCGTTCGAATACCTCGCTCTGCGCCATCGCCATGGCCTGCTCAAGACCGACTTCACCGGATCACTGGGCAAGGTCGCCTACCAGGTGGCCTGCCATCTTCGGGTGCAGAACATCGGCCTGAAGACGCGGGAGGTCCTGTCGCTGGTGCCGGATACCGCCATCGATACCATCGAACGCTGTTCGGGGCACGATGGCACCTATGCGGTGAAGAGCGAGTTTCACGAAGTGTCGATGAAGATCGGCAGGCCGGTGGTCAACCGGGTGCAGAAGGCCGGCGCCGATCACTATTCGAGCGACTGTCCCATGGCCGGTCACCAGATCGAGAACGGCCTCGGTCGCGACAGGGCGCCGGAGCACCCGATGACGCTGCTGCGCAAGGCCTACGGCATCTGA
- a CDS encoding PilZ domain-containing protein, with product MAQIKVNHYKSLRPGAGEKTLVTEVVTADSETGRFLEKMERKRLLRPCFETIDMRGKVPGECRRYLLNNRVFYLDDVSYGIYQKGVNEQNGVFTVGTYEAIVNGSHTNKAMREAERKRELAEQRAVEVRKRASGSGGGGGAAGEDRQDDPRERRFNPDTVPFGYFKKRREERLQYVTPVTLRLGAQELSASSRDISISGLQLTVKGRMPFPLGRELLVTFPALAEQNPKPRLHDLAYEIVGCDTRGTDTLLRLRMRESDRPAGFSEFVVDLIQRFRRKYKLDVEDDFISIQAWLYERIYTESMLSIPFFLRREDDGLRVEAVAVTDGNQPFAHFFHSSVDSHDFSAICLPERVARYEQGEEVVIAMCRQKEGGEYRIQSLADFEAPDAEAFGRFVRYALSHREHCVVKVQPCALPFREPSMKKFEMASERLWEKSPAEAERLREALERISFACVMVNITEQAEAIWFAAEARGVENHDVTGIECWCGHERRRLPGMEGCGSADAGRLRPRLIRFGYVERRREDRYLAETAVELTAGRSRIKGRTRDISTRGLAVMVDGDPGIQVGDELKVALISLQKKRPSLNLQAVPYRVVATQPGQQTAIMLERMRNRDEYKIDDFFVELISKNKDKLAVDLQDTLSAAISRAYEGLIARNIVGLPFFIARGEAGGGVLQQVAVPDEPVPLAEFFRMPDGGYDFSFLTDPRLVLALYQQIGSMARDAQTEHRRPSPVEMEVYCYRERDEATGVEILHAATELEFNSEEERVAFIDRALAAERHCFVKLTATYSLEMNKLELDKAVDFIRGQSRHRAARLQEAVLSVMGLGELVDITAQVALARERRRVAVTEPEAEAGVS from the coding sequence ATGGCGCAGATCAAGGTCAACCATTACAAGAGTCTGAGGCCCGGGGCGGGCGAGAAGACCCTGGTCACCGAGGTGGTGACCGCCGATTCCGAGACCGGCCGCTTTCTCGAAAAGATGGAGCGCAAGCGTCTGCTGCGTCCCTGTTTCGAGACCATCGACATGCGTGGCAAGGTGCCCGGCGAGTGCCGCCGCTATCTGCTCAACAACCGCGTGTTCTACCTCGATGATGTCTCCTACGGCATTTACCAGAAGGGGGTCAACGAGCAGAACGGTGTCTTCACCGTGGGCACCTACGAGGCCATCGTCAATGGCAGTCACACCAACAAGGCCATGCGCGAGGCCGAGCGCAAGCGCGAGCTGGCGGAGCAGCGTGCCGTGGAAGTCCGCAAGCGCGCCTCCGGCAGCGGCGGGGGCGGAGGCGCGGCGGGCGAGGACCGGCAGGACGATCCGCGCGAGCGTCGCTTCAACCCGGACACGGTGCCCTTCGGCTATTTCAAGAAGCGCCGCGAGGAACGCCTGCAGTATGTGACCCCGGTGACGCTCAGGCTGGGGGCGCAGGAATTGTCCGCCTCCTCGCGCGACATCTCGATTTCCGGCCTGCAGTTGACGGTCAAGGGGCGCATGCCGTTTCCGCTGGGGCGCGAGCTGCTGGTGACCTTCCCCGCGCTGGCCGAGCAGAACCCGAAGCCGCGCCTGCACGATCTGGCGTACGAGATCGTCGGCTGCGACACCCGTGGCACGGATACGCTGCTGCGGCTGCGCATGCGCGAGTCGGACCGGCCGGCCGGCTTCAGCGAATTCGTGGTGGATCTCATCCAGCGCTTCCGGCGCAAGTACAAGCTGGATGTGGAGGATGATTTCATCTCCATTCAGGCATGGCTCTACGAGCGCATCTACACCGAGAGCATGCTGTCCATTCCCTTCTTCCTGCGCCGCGAGGACGACGGCTTGCGGGTGGAGGCGGTGGCGGTGACCGACGGCAACCAGCCGTTCGCCCACTTTTTCCATTCCAGTGTCGACAGCCACGACTTCTCCGCCATCTGCCTGCCGGAGCGGGTGGCCCGCTACGAGCAGGGCGAGGAAGTGGTGATCGCCATGTGCCGGCAGAAGGAGGGCGGGGAATACCGCATCCAGAGCCTGGCCGACTTCGAGGCGCCGGATGCCGAGGCCTTCGGCCGCTTCGTGCGCTATGCGCTCTCCCATCGCGAGCACTGCGTGGTCAAGGTCCAGCCCTGCGCACTGCCGTTCCGCGAGCCGAGCATGAAGAAGTTCGAGATGGCCAGCGAGCGGCTGTGGGAAAAGTCGCCGGCGGAGGCGGAAAGACTGCGGGAGGCGCTGGAACGTATCAGCTTCGCCTGCGTGATGGTGAATATCACCGAGCAGGCCGAGGCCATCTGGTTCGCCGCCGAGGCGCGCGGTGTCGAGAATCACGACGTGACCGGCATCGAGTGCTGGTGCGGCCACGAACGCCGGCGGCTGCCGGGCATGGAAGGCTGCGGCAGCGCAGACGCCGGGCGCCTGCGTCCGCGGCTGATCCGCTTCGGCTATGTCGAGCGCCGTCGCGAGGACCGCTACCTGGCCGAGACGGCGGTGGAGCTGACCGCCGGCCGCAGCCGCATCAAGGGGCGCACGCGGGACATTTCCACCCGGGGTCTGGCGGTGATGGTGGACGGCGATCCCGGCATCCAGGTCGGCGACGAGCTGAAGGTGGCCCTGATCAGCCTGCAGAAGAAGCGCCCCAGCCTCAACCTGCAGGCCGTCCCCTACCGGGTGGTGGCCACCCAGCCGGGCCAGCAGACGGCCATCATGCTGGAGCGCATGCGCAACCGTGACGAATACAAGATCGACGATTTCTTTGTCGAGCTTATCAGCAAGAACAAGGACAAGCTGGCGGTCGATCTCCAGGATACCCTGAGCGCGGCGATCTCCCGGGCCTACGAAGGGCTGATCGCGCGCAACATCGTCGGCCTGCCCTTCTTTATCGCCCGCGGCGAGGCCGGCGGCGGGGTGCTGCAGCAGGTGGCGGTGCCCGACGAGCCGGTGCCGCTGGCCGAGTTCTTCCGGATGCCCGACGGCGGTTATGACTTCTCCTTCCTCACCGACCCGCGGCTGGTCCTGGCCCTGTACCAGCAGATCGGCAGCATGGCGCGTGACGCCCAGACCGAGCATCGGCGGCCCTCGCCGGTGGAGATGGAGGTCTACTGTTACCGCGAACGCGACGAGGCCACCGGCGTCGAGATCCTGCACGCGGCCACCGAGCTGGAGTTCAACAGCGAGGAGGAACGTGTCGCCTTCATCGACCGCGCGCTGGCCGCCGAGCGGCACTGCTTTGTCAAACTCACGGCCACCTACAGTCTGGAGATGAACAAGCTGGAGCTGGACAAGGCGGTGGACTTCATCCGCGGCCAGTCGCGCCACCGCGCCGCCCGCCTGCAGGAGGCGGTGCTGTCGGTGATGGGCCTGGGCGAGCTGGTCGACATCACCGCCCAGGTCGCGCTGGCGCGGGAACGCCGCCGCGTTGCGGTGACCGAACCGGAGGCGGAGGCCGGCGTCTCCTGA
- a CDS encoding exodeoxyribonuclease VII small subunit: MAKKRTPEFEKALAELEALVERLEQGDLSLEESLKAFERGIQLTRTCQQALAEAEQKVEQLLAEDGSPEPLDREPDA, from the coding sequence TTGGCGAAGAAACGCACCCCCGAATTCGAAAAGGCCCTGGCCGAGCTCGAGGCCCTGGTGGAAAGACTGGAACAGGGCGACCTCAGCCTGGAGGAATCCCTCAAGGCCTTCGAGCGCGGCATCCAGCTCACCCGCACCTGCCAGCAGGCCCTGGCCGAGGCCGAACAGAAGGTCGAGCAGCTGCTGGCAGAGGACGGCAGCCCCGAACCCCTGGACCGTGAACCCGACGCCTGA
- the ispA gene encoding (2E,6E)-farnesyl diphosphate synthase, which produces MNPTPDALPAFLGDCQTRIERALDRWLPAADAHPARLHAAMRYAALDGGKRVRPVLVYATGQAVGADTELLDAPAVAVECIHAYSLVHDDLPAMDDDDLRRGKPTCHKAFGEAEAILAGDALQTLAFHVLAHWAPGALPPEVRLRMIDILAMAAGSRGMVGGQMIDLQSVGQSLAIAELEDMHIHKTGALIRASVLLGALCDPGIDSPLLEKLDHYAKCVGLAFQIQDDILDVEGETEELGKAAGADAARDKPTYPSLLGLDGARARARELVEDALASLRALDHRADPLRWLAEYVIARRA; this is translated from the coding sequence GTGAACCCGACGCCTGACGCCCTGCCCGCCTTCCTCGGCGACTGCCAGACACGCATCGAGCGCGCACTGGACCGCTGGCTGCCGGCGGCCGACGCCCATCCCGCGCGCCTGCACGCGGCCATGCGCTACGCCGCGCTGGACGGCGGCAAGCGGGTGCGGCCGGTGCTGGTGTACGCCACCGGCCAGGCGGTGGGCGCCGACACCGAACTGCTGGATGCACCGGCGGTGGCGGTAGAGTGCATCCACGCCTATTCGCTGGTGCACGACGACCTGCCGGCCATGGACGACGACGACCTGCGCCGCGGCAAGCCCACCTGCCACAAGGCCTTCGGCGAGGCCGAGGCCATACTGGCCGGCGACGCCCTGCAGACCCTGGCCTTCCATGTCCTTGCCCACTGGGCCCCGGGCGCCCTGCCGCCGGAGGTGCGGCTGCGCATGATCGACATCCTGGCCATGGCCGCCGGCTCGCGGGGCATGGTCGGCGGCCAGATGATCGACCTGCAGTCGGTCGGCCAGTCACTGGCCATCGCCGAACTCGAGGACATGCACATCCACAAGACCGGCGCCCTGATCCGCGCCAGCGTGCTGCTCGGCGCCCTGTGCGACCCTGGCATCGACAGCCCGCTGCTGGAAAAGCTCGACCACTACGCCAAGTGCGTCGGGCTGGCGTTCCAGATCCAGGACGACATCCTGGACGTCGAGGGCGAAACCGAGGAACTCGGCAAGGCGGCGGGCGCCGACGCCGCCCGCGACAAGCCGACCTATCCCAGCCTGCTGGGCCTGGACGGGGCCCGGGCCCGGGCCCGGGAGCTGGTCGAGGACGCCCTGGCCAGCCTGCGCGCCCTGGACCACCGCGCCGACCCCCTGCGCTGGCTGGCGGAGTACGTCATCGCCCGCCGCGCCTGA
- the queD gene encoding 6-carboxytetrahydropterin synthase QueD, giving the protein MTARYQLRVLTEFASAHTLSGYPGACSRMHGHNWKVEVEVEADALDEIGMAIDFKAIKRAANEIGDRLDHRYLNELEPFTEVNPTAENIAAYFYRELQRKLNDERVRVRSVTLWETDRACVRYSED; this is encoded by the coding sequence GTGACTGCCCGCTACCAGCTGCGCGTCCTTACTGAATTCGCCTCTGCCCATACCCTGAGCGGGTATCCGGGCGCCTGCTCGCGCATGCATGGCCACAACTGGAAGGTCGAGGTGGAGGTCGAGGCCGACGCGCTGGACGAGATCGGCATGGCCATCGACTTCAAGGCCATCAAGCGCGCCGCCAACGAGATCGGCGACCGGCTCGATCATCGCTATCTCAACGAACTCGAACCCTTCACCGAGGTCAACCCGACCGCGGAGAACATCGCCGCGTACTTCTACCGCGAACTGCAGCGCAAGCTGAACGACGAACGCGTGCGGGTGAGATCGGTCACCCTGTGGGAAACCGACCGCGCCTGCGTCAGATACTCAGAGGACTGA